One part of the Streptomyces sp. NBC_00286 genome encodes these proteins:
- a CDS encoding ComEA family DNA-binding protein — protein MALRSPSRTTTATSGPGRGPVSDGRVRHRRRPYRGRARRHQASAEALRLRAEAIFAERAAERRGLGHWPPDAGPRTRVPPRERAVGGDAVGAGGAEMVGNEAGVEAAARSEAVWRERVGLAVRERMPLWLQSRCGLERKSVIALSVLLVVAAVFAVQHFWSGRTQPVRPPEVVREAPSAPYEEAAVAPGSSTAARDPVGAPGTAVVVDVIGKVREPGIHRLPAGSRVADALRAAGGVRPGADTVGLNRARLLVDGEQVVVGAPPGGMAAGATGGTGGAGAAGSAGAAGAVGPGGAAAPAAPVALNTATLEQLDTLPGVGPVLAQHIIDYRTQHGGFRSVDELREVNGIGDRRFADLQNLVRP, from the coding sequence ATGGCACTTCGATCACCTTCACGGACAACGACCGCTACCAGTGGCCCGGGCCGCGGCCCCGTTTCCGACGGCCGCGTCCGGCACCGCCGCCGCCCTTACCGAGGCAGGGCGCGCCGACATCAGGCCTCGGCGGAGGCGCTTCGCCTGCGCGCGGAGGCGATCTTCGCTGAACGGGCAGCAGAACGGCGGGGGTTGGGGCATTGGCCGCCTGACGCCGGTCCGAGGACGCGTGTGCCCCCTCGCGAACGGGCAGTTGGCGGCGATGCGGTGGGGGCAGGCGGCGCCGAGATGGTCGGCAACGAGGCCGGGGTGGAAGCCGCGGCCAGGTCTGAAGCCGTGTGGCGGGAGCGGGTTGGGCTTGCCGTGCGGGAGCGGATGCCGCTGTGGCTCCAGTCGAGGTGCGGCCTGGAGCGGAAGAGTGTGATCGCGCTCTCGGTGTTGCTGGTGGTGGCCGCCGTCTTCGCCGTTCAGCACTTCTGGTCGGGCCGTACCCAGCCGGTGCGTCCGCCAGAGGTGGTACGGGAGGCACCCTCGGCTCCGTACGAGGAAGCGGCGGTGGCACCCGGGTCCTCAACAGCCGCGCGGGACCCCGTCGGTGCGCCGGGCACGGCGGTCGTGGTGGACGTCATCGGCAAGGTGCGCGAACCGGGTATCCACCGGCTGCCGGCCGGCTCCCGGGTCGCCGACGCGCTGCGGGCCGCAGGAGGAGTGCGCCCGGGCGCGGACACCGTGGGGCTGAACCGCGCGCGGCTTCTTGTGGACGGCGAGCAGGTGGTAGTTGGGGCTCCACCCGGCGGGATGGCAGCGGGCGCGACCGGCGGCACAGGCGGTGCCGGTGCCGCCGGCTCCGCTGGTGCCGCGGGCGCTGTCGGTCCCGGAGGAGCCGCAGCTCCGGCCGCTCCGGTCGCCCTCAACACGGCCACTCTGGAGCAGCTCGACACCTTGCCGGGCGTCGGCCCTGTGCTGGCCCAGCACATCATCGATTACCGCACACAGCACGGAGGTTTCCGCTCGGTCGACGAACTCCGGGAAGTGAACGGAATCGGTGATCGTCGTTTCGCCGATTTGCAGAATCTC
- a CDS encoding DegV family protein: MSRHVAIVTDSTAYLPPRTMERHGITAVPLTVVLGDQALEEGTEISARSLAQALQKRRPVTTSRPSPAVFAETYRKVAESGATGIISLHLSAELSGTYDAAVLASREAPVPVRVVDTGMVAMALGFCALAAAESAEADGTIDEAVTAAEKRAAGTSAYFYVDTLDYLRRGGRIGAAQALFGSALAVKPLLELNGGRIELLEKVRTASKAIARLEEIAADRAGSAQVDIAVHHLAAHERASALAERLRARVPGLADLHVSEVGAAIGAHTGPGLLGAVVSPR; the protein is encoded by the coding sequence ATGTCCCGCCATGTCGCTATCGTCACCGATTCAACGGCCTACCTGCCGCCGCGGACGATGGAGCGCCACGGCATCACAGCGGTGCCCCTGACCGTGGTTCTCGGCGACCAGGCACTCGAAGAGGGCACCGAGATCTCGGCCCGCTCACTCGCCCAGGCACTCCAGAAGCGACGCCCCGTCACCACGTCCCGGCCCAGCCCCGCGGTCTTCGCCGAGACCTACCGCAAGGTGGCCGAGTCGGGCGCCACCGGCATCATCTCGCTGCATCTGTCCGCCGAGCTCTCGGGTACGTACGACGCGGCGGTCCTCGCCTCGCGCGAAGCCCCGGTGCCCGTACGGGTCGTGGACACGGGCATGGTCGCCATGGCCCTCGGCTTCTGTGCCCTGGCCGCGGCCGAGTCCGCGGAGGCGGACGGCACGATCGACGAGGCGGTGACCGCGGCGGAGAAGCGGGCCGCCGGCACGTCCGCGTACTTCTACGTCGACACCCTCGACTATCTGCGCCGGGGCGGCCGGATCGGGGCGGCACAGGCCCTGTTCGGGTCCGCGCTGGCCGTGAAACCGCTGCTGGAGCTCAACGGCGGCCGTATCGAACTGCTGGAGAAGGTCCGCACCGCGTCGAAGGCGATCGCCCGCCTCGAGGAGATCGCGGCTGACCGGGCCGGAAGCGCACAGGTCGACATCGCGGTCCATCATCTCGCCGCGCACGAACGGGCGTCGGCGCTCGCGGAGCGGCTGCGGGCCCGGGTGCCGGGCCTGGCAGATCTGCATGTGAGCGAGGTCGGGGCGGCCATCGGGGCGCATACGGGGCCCGGGTTGTTGGGGGCTGTGGTCTCGCCTCGGTGA